Below is a genomic region from Prunus persica cultivar Lovell chromosome G3, Prunus_persica_NCBIv2, whole genome shotgun sequence.
TCGCTCATGTTAAAGACAACTTTAGAAGCATCCTCTGTTTTGAGCTCTAGGAAACATGCTGTACTTTGTATTAGTTCTTGctcaaacttttgaaacattgtccttgtgtacaaggtagccatttgtttgttcattggcATCGGTAGAATACATTGAGCCACTTCAAATGCATCTACGTGATCAGCAACTAACTCTTTTTCATGTTGATGAGAAAGTGCCCTCTCAAATCGTATTATGAAATCCATCAACGAATTTCTCCTTGATATGtattgcttgaaaaaaccatgagAACCTTCTGCTCTTTGGCTGCTTGACATTCCAGCGGCAAAAAATTGTCGTGCGTAGGCTGGAACCCAAGATTCCCttaaatcaaacattgaaCTTAGCCATGGATGGTCAGTCAAACCAGCCTTTGTAAccacaatattccattttgCATCAAACTCATCCTTATTGTCAGTATCCCATATGGCTTTCTGAAATTCACGCCAATACTCCTTATAAGCAGAATGTGGTAACTTAGCAGAGAACTTTGATGTGATGTGCCATATGCAAAGTCGATGAAATGTAGTTGGGAAGGCTATTGAAATCGCTATGGCCATTGCCGCATCTTGATCTGTAATGATCGTTTTAGATTCGCCACCTGGCATGGCTTTCTTAAACTCCTTaaacatccaaacaaacgATTCAATCATTTCCTTGCTCAAAAATGCGCATGCTAAGACAATTGTCTGACCATGGTTATTAACTCCCAACATTGGTGCAAATGTCAAGTCGTATCGATTCGTGTTGAATGTGGTATCGAATACAACAACATCTCCATAAAACCCATACGCCCGTCTAGAAGTTGCATCTGCCCAAAAACATCGACTAAACCTGTCATGGCCATCTCCCtcaatcttgaaataaaaagcctcatttttttcttttcagccATAAAATACTCAGTCACTAGTTCAACATCGTGGTTCCTCAGCTTCCCATTCACACTTCATTCAAGATTGTAGATATCCTTTTTGATAAAATCGATTTTATCCATTCCTCCGGATTGCACCTCGAAAATACTTACCTTCTGATGAATGGGAATATTAACTGAACCCAACTGTTTTGTGAGTACTTTTGtagaatctgaaatatgacGGTGTGATCTcaataaatgcattctttctgAGGGTGTCATCTTATGATTGTGTCCCTCTGCAAAAAGAGAGATGGTATACTTCTTGCTCCCATTTGTCTTCACAACCACAATCTTTGCATTGCAATTGCATCTACTTATTCCTCgttgtctttttctctcccgaGTTTCATCTCTCCAGTATGCACCTTGTTTgcaacatacaaattctttcctcaaaatctcattcttatttttcccccaaaagcTGGAATGAAGTCGAATACCAAAGCCAGCCAAGAATGCATATctattatagaaattgtaaatgAGGTCAAGCGAGTCGAACTTCATCCCAATTGCTGGtgtttcctcatttcttaCTTCAGGAATATAAACCCTCCCATTAACTGTTGCACATTCATCACTCTCTGAGCCCCCAGACATTTTATCTACGTATATTATTAATCCACTTCTATATTACTGCATAGCaaatattaattcattaatcagtcattactgcatcacaacatatcaatgcattccacttacacaaaacattgcccaaattgacacaaaatacGCATAGCCTAACTTCCGATTACACAAAACGCAagcaaaatttaataatagtTACATCATCTCTTGTGAAATAATCTGGAAAAAATTACATTAGAACCAACATGTTCaactaagaacacaaatgtAATTCAAACCACCAATTACAGAACTTCATCCAATATCCTCTCCAAATGCTTACTCCTAATGTCATTAAGCCTAAGTTTAGGATCTTTTAcctacatttcataattttccacccccaccaaaaacaatcaactaagtatattgaatattcataagaaaatgacacaTTATTGATTCCAAAAATGACACAGTATTGATGCCACAAATGACGAATTTCCCAccctcacaaaaaataaaccaaacccaataaaatcaatccagcaagtgaacttacctctcaaaatcaatcGGGAGCTCTGAAGTCAGTCAGCTTGAGAGAATGTAGTGGACATTAGAGAAGACTCTTTGGTATTTGAGACTCCATCTCTACCAAAATCGAGGAACAACTGCTGCTGCGGCGTCTAGCTACAAAAAGAGATATGCTACTTTGCTTTCATCTAGAATCTTGTCAGctgaatgaaaaagagaaggggttTTCACTTGACCCATAGAATCAAAACAGGGCAATAGCTAGGTAAGAGCCATTCTTTGTAATACCGAGGATACCATAGATCGCAGGCCTCCCAAGGAGCTAATGACAATCGAGTGACTATAAGGTTTGGGAGATTTGGATCCTTCTAATTGTGGGTTTGCTTTACATTCAAAAAGAGAGGATTGTGTTCTTGAGTTTTTcacagagagggaaagaggggAAGATCTTCAACTGAAGTTGGGTTTCTAACGGGTTAGATTTCAACCCGATTCTACATGCACcctcttttaaaaactcaccgttggatgaaatccaacggctcttACATACCCCTCAAAaacaccccttataactttccacTCACTATAGAAGCTCCCTTATTTAAAACCCGGACTAGGGTGGATTCCAACTTGACTAAATGGGCTTACTTTAGCTCAAGTGAAATGGGAGGCATGTGCCAATATAATGAGCACATCGAGAGAAAGAGCGGCACAAGCGACTGAGAACATGAATGCTTCTTTGTGTTCAACCTCAGCGTCTCTCCTTCGTTCTCTTCTTCAACCCCAGAAGGCTTCCTTCTTCTCTCCCACCATATCAATGGGTCCCCCAGCACCATTTGTTCTCTTCTTCAACCTCAACGTCTTCAACCCCAGAAGGTTTCCTTCTTCTAAGTTTCCTCTATATCTgaccaatttttgtttttccggTTCAAATTTTTGTGGGTTTGTACTTGGTTTTTCATGGTTGAAGATTTTTGAAATAGATGTTTCAGTTATTTACCGCATAGGGTTTGATGATGTATATGCAGTTGGATGTAGACTTCTATACTTTTCTGCTATTCAACTTTTGAATTTAACACTCACAAAAGTCATTGaacaatattcaaaatattatttagttCAATCCATTCCAATTTATGCTTGCACCAAACTGGGTAATattctgaaaaattcaagGTAGATTTTCGTATTTAAgtgaaaaattatattatggtGAAAGATGATTATGGGTATTTTATCAAGtgattttatattgaaaatattGGATTAAGTGTGTTCAATTTTCAGTTTGACAAAAATGCCCTTACGTTactttttgtgaatttttcgAAAGACATTTATGAAATTGGAGTGACAAAATTATGATTCTTAGATAGAACGATAGTATTCGACTCAACAAACGTGTAGGAAATTGTTTATGAATTTTGGgccaaaatgaccaaaatacgcCTACATgtaaaaattaccaaaatgcccttataggttaaaaagagagagagagagagagagagagagagagagagagagagagagacatgaGAATCATAATAGGATAActaataattattttggatGATGGATACATCCAAACTCTTTTCCCCTtttactccctttctttttcaacaATTATTTTGGAGCTCTAAATTAGGGTGATTCACCACCCTAGTAGGATAACTAATAATTAAGGGTGGTGGAGTTGATAATCAGCATGTCAATGCGAGATTTAACAGAAGAAAACAAGGGAGAAGTACGAAGGAAAGATAAGGATTAAGGAGTTCTTGGATTATTGTTAGAGGTGAAGATATTTTCAAACTCGTGATTTCCAAGAATCTTATAAGTTGATGGATTTAATTCAATTGTACCGTTGTTTCGAGTCATTTGAAAGTTAGAAAGATAAAATTGAAAGAGCATTAGAGgatcaatttcatttttgggtGGGTGTTGagtaattttaaagttttgggTTCCTTCAAAGTTTTGAGTTCCTTCAAGGACTAATGACTTTTGATGGTAGGTGTGAAGTTTGGGGTGAGTTTTGAAGCTATTAGAATGATAGGATGGGTCTGATTCATATTTTGGAGTATTTGGAGTCAAAATGGTAAAATGCATGGTATGGGACATGTAGGCTTGGTGCCCTAAGGTATGAATTAGCAGGATTAGAAGGGAGTAAGTTCATAGCATCATCGCATACGCATAATTTATCGGTTTTGTCTTGGTTGACGCATGACACTTTGATTAATTGTGATAACTAACCTTGAGAGGTTTGACGGTACTCTACTAGGCATTAAAATGCTCATACCCTAACAGATTGTGTAGGATTCAAGGTAAAATTTGAGAAAGCGGGTATCCACCAAGCAACTAGGCCTTTACTGTTGATTTGTATAATATTACTAAGTAGTCAACCGTTTGATAAAGATATTAGTGTGTATTTAACTACGAGCTACTGCGATTGTGATTCTGTATATTATTAACTAAATTGATATTAGCTGTGGCTCTATTTCTCATCATATCATGGTTGTCAGATTTTATTCGTATAACTATGATATGATTCACACCCTAATTCATGAATATTATTTATTCTCGAATTGGGGCATGACACAAACATAGGATAGTGTTAAATAGCACTATCTTGCCACTTAGTATAGGCACACACCAAACATAGAAGAAGACTAAGTCCAAGCCAATCCAAGTCAGTCTTTGAATTTAGTCTTGTCCAGTCCAATATGGCGTACCAAATGTCCCCTTaggagtcgtttggtacgGCGGACTGTTatggactggactaaattCTAAGACTGTATTGGATTAGTTCTGATTGGTCTAAGCTGGATTAAATACTGACCAACGTTTGATGTATGCAAACTCAAAAGAATTCGATTAATGTATCAATAACAAATAATTCTTCATATATGCAAAAGTCAACCACATGACTCGAAATTAGAAATTCAATTCACTGCACACAAATCCACCATTAATACATACAAATAAACATCCACAATTCCATAAGGCAAAAGCCAAGTTCTAAGATATAcataaggaaagaaagaaagaaaaaaaatcccagAGCAGCCAATGAGAAACAATATTACAGACCAAAAGCAAACAAGGCAAAGTTAAACCACCCTTCTTAAGACAAAAAAGCACCAGACAATTTCTCTTTATTGAATCAGCTCACAGAAAATGGTCGATGTGTATCACTTGAGGTCTCTCTTCTTTGCATTTGATGACACCACATCTTGCAACTTAGCCAATAATTATATGAGGCATTTCCAGCATCCAATAGAAAAAATCTTTGACTCTTTGTCTAAATCAATTCGTTAATTTTCTATTGCACTTCTGATATCTAGGAAAATTCATTGGATCAAAAGACACCATCAGCTTCAACTCTGAAATTATGCATGGTTGCCTACTGTTTGGGCCAAAAAGAAATccac
It encodes:
- the LOC109948031 gene encoding protein FAR1-RELATED SEQUENCE 5-like — protein: MSGGSESDECATVNGRVYIPEVRNEETPAIGMKFDSLDLIYNFYNRYAFLAGFDATSRRAYGFYGDVVVFDTTFNTNRYDLTFAPMLGVNNHGQTIVLACAFLSKEMIESFVWMFKEFKKAMPGGESKTIITDQDAAMAIAISIAFPTTFHRLCIWHITSKFSAKLPHSAYKEYWREFQKAIWDTDNKDEFDAKWNIVVTKAGLTDHPWLSSMFDLRESWVPAYARQFFAAGMSSSQRAEGSHGFFKQYISRRNSLMDFIIRFERALSHQHEKELVADHVDAFEVAQSCFLELKTEDASKVVFNMSERKTWETRVAEVVYVKDSDHASCSCKRFEFVRIICKHILALFRRDQIEYMPDKYILKRWKKTAKSGLVSDTNGNEIKDCTDPGLLIKRCTMSRLASDVVEDALMSEEGCELLSETLKSLQVKLKLLKDGPSNNEVGGSSSQTQYMKDPKRVRCKGRSKGVTGAKEKAMKRGIRHCRECGHIGHDRRQCPRNLNTPTSPSNNDESTPIYRSDPLFDEFDRMHRPTE